One region of Mycolicibacterium rhodesiae NBB3 genomic DNA includes:
- a CDS encoding ATP-binding protein produces the protein MQVSAGDPPSGVVTFLFTDIEGSTHRWESDADAMRVALAAHDKVLRTAIDAHGGYVFSHSGDGIAAAFSSPMSAVGAAIDAQRDLQLPVRMGIATGEAELRDDDYFGTVLNRAARLMAAGHGGQVLVAESTAGLLSGVDLVDLGSRQLRDVPNPLNVFQVKCSGLRTDFPPLRTVDRTPGNLPRSSTAFVGREADVAEIVAALESRPMVTLTGVGGVGKTRLAMETAAYMSSQFADGVFYFELAAVTDENAVPDAVAGVLGITQQPGKSMTESIAAALEGRSRLLVFDNCEHVLDAAADLAEAILASADSVRIIATSREGLALAVEQVWPVRSLALDAAVQLFSERAHRVAPGAVLDDIDAVAEICRRLDGIPLAIELAASRMASMTAVEVRDHLDHRLKLLVGSRRALGRHQTLRHAVAWSYNLLDDAEKRLLERCSVFAGGFDLESACAVAGRPDADRYVIVDLLDALVRKSLIVVEHSSGRTRFAMLETIREFADEQLADRGDVAQARDAHARHFAGREADILDLWNSPRQREAYVWYMTELGNLRSAFRWAADSGDLDVAATIVTYLGILAYALENPEPTVWAEELMDSARAAAHPRLVGLYVVAALCWLTGRLEEAIAYTKAGTIAMQSPHRAVPFSSDGLFGGLYVSLGDVDRGISWYDTYLENHEDPIGIVRANRVLALAFAGRVDEAMAAAPDVVDVADASGNPYALSFALLAYGITFREADPEAALEGMRRGLVIAHESGARSNEAYLANNIGRLEASQGDMVAALDHLKLGIRINHSSGAIVALRSPLAILANILDRLQLHDQAAVIAGFAASELTAVVFPEFRDAVTRLREVLGDDRYEALARQGATMTTAAIATYALENVEDLRAALEPSP, from the coding sequence GTGCAGGTGTCCGCCGGGGACCCGCCCTCGGGCGTGGTCACGTTTCTGTTCACCGATATCGAGGGTTCGACCCATCGGTGGGAATCCGACGCGGATGCCATGCGGGTGGCGCTGGCGGCGCATGACAAGGTGCTGCGCACCGCGATCGATGCCCATGGGGGGTACGTCTTCAGTCACAGCGGCGACGGAATTGCTGCCGCGTTCTCCTCGCCGATGTCTGCAGTGGGGGCGGCGATCGATGCGCAGCGGGACTTGCAGCTGCCGGTGCGGATGGGGATCGCCACCGGGGAAGCCGAGTTGCGCGATGACGATTATTTCGGGACGGTGCTCAACCGCGCTGCGCGGCTGATGGCTGCTGGCCACGGTGGTCAGGTCCTCGTCGCCGAATCGACTGCCGGTCTACTCAGTGGAGTTGATCTGGTGGACCTGGGCTCGCGACAACTGCGCGACGTCCCCAATCCCCTCAACGTGTTTCAGGTCAAGTGCTCCGGGTTGCGCACAGATTTCCCGCCGCTGCGTACGGTCGATCGAACTCCTGGAAATCTTCCGCGGTCGTCGACCGCTTTTGTCGGCCGCGAAGCCGATGTCGCCGAAATCGTTGCGGCGCTTGAATCTCGGCCAATGGTCACGCTGACCGGTGTCGGTGGCGTCGGCAAGACGCGATTAGCGATGGAAACCGCCGCGTACATGTCCAGTCAGTTCGCCGACGGTGTTTTCTATTTCGAACTGGCAGCCGTCACTGATGAGAACGCTGTGCCGGATGCCGTAGCAGGCGTTCTCGGCATCACGCAGCAACCCGGCAAGTCCATGACCGAGTCGATAGCCGCGGCACTCGAGGGTCGGTCCCGCCTTCTGGTGTTCGACAACTGTGAACATGTGCTCGACGCGGCTGCGGATCTCGCCGAGGCCATACTCGCGTCTGCCGACAGCGTGAGAATCATTGCCACCAGCCGCGAAGGACTGGCTTTGGCCGTCGAACAGGTATGGCCCGTGCGATCCTTGGCCCTCGACGCAGCCGTGCAGCTATTCAGCGAGCGTGCCCACCGGGTGGCGCCAGGGGCCGTACTCGACGACATCGATGCTGTCGCGGAGATCTGCCGACGTCTTGACGGCATCCCGTTGGCGATCGAATTGGCCGCATCGCGGATGGCTTCGATGACGGCGGTGGAGGTTCGGGACCATCTCGATCACCGTCTCAAACTCCTCGTCGGATCCAGGCGTGCTTTGGGACGTCATCAGACGTTGCGTCACGCGGTGGCGTGGTCCTATAACTTGCTGGACGACGCCGAGAAGCGACTACTGGAACGGTGTTCGGTGTTCGCCGGTGGGTTCGACCTCGAAAGCGCTTGCGCCGTAGCGGGGCGACCCGATGCCGACCGATACGTGATCGTGGATCTGCTTGACGCATTGGTGCGCAAATCACTGATCGTTGTCGAACACTCGTCGGGACGGACACGCTTCGCCATGCTCGAGACAATCCGTGAGTTCGCCGACGAACAGCTCGCCGACCGCGGCGACGTCGCACAGGCGCGTGACGCACATGCTCGCCACTTCGCAGGTCGGGAAGCCGACATTCTGGACCTCTGGAACAGTCCACGCCAACGGGAAGCCTACGTCTGGTACATGACCGAATTGGGCAATCTGCGTTCGGCTTTTCGGTGGGCAGCCGATAGCGGCGACCTCGACGTGGCCGCCACCATCGTGACGTATCTCGGGATCTTGGCCTATGCATTGGAGAATCCCGAGCCCACCGTGTGGGCGGAGGAACTCATGGACTCCGCGCGCGCCGCCGCTCACCCCCGTCTGGTGGGCTTGTATGTCGTCGCCGCGCTCTGCTGGTTGACTGGTCGACTCGAGGAGGCAATTGCGTACACAAAAGCCGGCACCATCGCGATGCAATCCCCACACCGCGCGGTGCCATTCAGCTCGGACGGCTTGTTCGGTGGCCTTTACGTGTCGCTCGGTGACGTCGACAGGGGAATCTCCTGGTATGACACATATCTCGAGAACCACGAAGACCCGATCGGCATTGTCAGGGCAAATCGGGTTCTCGCGCTTGCATTTGCCGGTCGTGTCGATGAGGCGATGGCAGCAGCGCCCGATGTCGTCGATGTCGCCGACGCCAGCGGTAACCCCTACGCGCTGTCCTTTGCGCTACTGGCGTACGGCATCACCTTCCGCGAGGCGGATCCCGAGGCCGCGCTCGAGGGCATGCGACGCGGGTTGGTCATCGCACACGAAAGCGGTGCCCGTTCCAATGAGGCGTACCTGGCCAACAACATCGGACGGCTGGAGGCATCCCAAGGCGACATGGTCGCTGCGCTCGACCATTTGAAGCTGGGGATTCGCATCAATCACAGTTCGGGGGCCATCGTTGCGCTTCGGAGCCCACTCGCGATCCTCGCGAACATATTGGATCGGCTGCAACTCCATGACCAGGCGGCCGTCATTGCCGGTTTCGCGGCGAGCGAGCTGACCGCCGTGGTCTTTCCAGAGTTCCGAGACGCCGTCACCCGTCTGCGTGAGGTTCTCGGCGACGACCGGTACGAAGCCCTGGCACGTCAAGGCGCGACCATGACCACCGCGGCTATCGCCACCTACGCCCTGGAAAATGTCGAGGATTTGCGAGCCGCACTCGAGCCTTCACCATGA
- the whiA gene encoding DNA-binding protein WhiA — translation MTAEVKDELSRLVVNSVSARRAEVASLLRFAGGLHIVSGRVVVEAEVDLGIIARRLRKDIYDLYGYNAVVHVLSASGIRKSTRYVLRVAKDGEALARQTGLLDLRGRPVRGLPAQVVGGSVADAEAAWRGAFLAHGSLTEPGRSSALEVSCPGPEAALALVGAARRLGVSAKAREVRGADRVVVRDGEAIGALLTRMGAQDTRLTWEERRMRREVRATANRLANFDDANLRRSARAAVAAAARVERALEILADTVPDHLAAAGKLRVEHRQASLEELGRLADPPMTKDAVAGRIRRLLSMADRKAKQDGIPDTESAVTPDLLEDA, via the coding sequence ATGACAGCCGAGGTCAAAGACGAGCTCAGCCGCCTGGTGGTCAATTCGGTGAGCGCTCGCCGCGCCGAGGTGGCATCGCTGCTGCGGTTCGCTGGGGGACTGCACATCGTCTCCGGACGGGTCGTCGTCGAGGCTGAGGTCGATCTCGGAATCATCGCCCGACGCCTGCGCAAGGACATCTACGACCTATACGGCTACAACGCGGTGGTCCACGTGCTCTCGGCGAGTGGAATCCGTAAGAGCACCCGGTACGTACTGCGGGTCGCCAAAGACGGCGAAGCCCTGGCTCGCCAGACCGGGCTGCTCGACCTGCGGGGCCGGCCGGTGCGCGGACTTCCGGCGCAGGTTGTGGGCGGCAGCGTTGCCGACGCTGAAGCCGCTTGGCGCGGTGCGTTTTTGGCGCACGGCTCGCTCACCGAACCCGGCCGATCCTCAGCGCTCGAGGTCAGTTGCCCCGGGCCGGAGGCGGCGCTGGCGCTCGTCGGCGCCGCGCGGCGGTTGGGCGTCAGCGCTAAGGCCCGCGAGGTCCGGGGTGCGGACCGGGTGGTGGTGCGCGACGGTGAGGCCATCGGTGCGTTGCTCACGCGGATGGGCGCTCAGGACACCAGGCTGACGTGGGAAGAGCGGCGGATGCGCCGCGAGGTGCGTGCCACCGCCAACCGGTTGGCCAACTTCGACGACGCGAACCTGCGGCGTTCGGCACGGGCTGCGGTCGCCGCGGCAGCCCGAGTGGAACGGGCGCTGGAGATCCTCGCCGACACCGTGCCCGACCATCTGGCGGCCGCAGGCAAGCTGCGCGTCGAGCACCGGCAGGCATCACTGGAAGAGCTGGGCCGGCTGGCCGATCCGCCGATGACGAAAGACGCTGTGGCGGGCCGCATTCGGCGGTTGCTGTCGATGGCCGATCGCAAAGCCAAGCAGGACGGCATTCCCGATACCGAGTCGGCCGTCACGCCGGATCTGCTCGAAGACGCCTGA
- the yvcK gene encoding uridine diphosphate-N-acetylglucosamine-binding protein YvcK: MSQRIVALGGGHGLYATLSAARRLTPHVTAIVTVADDGGSSGRLRGELDVLPPGDLRMALAALASDTPHGRLWATILQHRFGGNGALAGHPIGNLLLAGLNELLADPVAALDELGRVLGIHGRVLPMCPVPLEIEADVAGLESDPRMSRVIRGQVAIATTVGKVRRVRLLPGDPPATRQAVDAIMAADLVVLGPGSWFTSVIPHVLVPQLAAALQATTARRALVVNLVAEPGETAEFSAERHIHVLSQHAPGFKVHEIIVDANRVPSEREREQLRRTAKILDAQVEFADVSRPGTPLHDPARLAAALEGVRLRGTAPPAPAVPTVPTPTANGPRGDDQWR; this comes from the coding sequence ATGAGCCAACGGATCGTTGCCCTCGGGGGAGGGCACGGCCTGTACGCGACGCTGTCGGCCGCCCGCAGACTCACACCGCATGTCACCGCGATCGTCACGGTAGCCGATGACGGGGGTTCATCGGGTCGGCTGCGCGGCGAACTGGACGTGCTGCCACCGGGTGATTTGCGAATGGCCCTGGCCGCGTTGGCTTCTGACACCCCGCACGGACGGCTGTGGGCCACGATCCTGCAGCATCGTTTCGGCGGTAACGGTGCGCTCGCGGGTCATCCGATCGGCAATCTGCTGCTCGCCGGCCTCAACGAGCTGTTGGCCGACCCCGTCGCGGCGCTCGACGAGTTGGGTCGCGTGCTGGGCATCCACGGGCGGGTCTTACCGATGTGTCCGGTGCCGTTGGAGATCGAGGCCGACGTCGCGGGTCTGGAGTCCGATCCGCGGATGAGTCGGGTGATCCGGGGCCAGGTGGCAATAGCGACCACCGTCGGCAAGGTGCGACGGGTCCGGCTGCTGCCGGGCGATCCGCCCGCCACCCGGCAGGCCGTCGACGCGATCATGGCCGCCGATCTCGTGGTGCTGGGACCCGGTTCATGGTTCACCAGCGTCATCCCACACGTGCTGGTTCCGCAGCTGGCAGCCGCCCTGCAGGCGACGACGGCGCGCAGGGCGCTGGTGGTGAACCTCGTGGCCGAGCCAGGGGAGACGGCGGAGTTCTCGGCGGAACGGCACATTCATGTGTTGTCGCAGCACGCGCCGGGATTCAAGGTGCACGAGATCATCGTCGACGCCAACCGAGTCCCGAGTGAACGCGAGCGTGAGCAATTGCGCCGTACCGCCAAAATTCTGGATGCTCAGGTGGAGTTTGCTGACGTGTCCAGACCTGGTACACCTTTACATGACCCGGCGAGGTTGGCCGCGGCTCTGGAAGGTGTGCGGTTGCGCGGGACGGCGCCGCCCGCGCCCGCGGTGCCGACTGTGCCCACACCGACAGCGAACGGACCGAGAGGTGACGACCAGTGGCGATGA
- the rapZ gene encoding RNase adapter RapZ, whose translation MTDRGMREELQDGTTPGDSAESGIDVVLVTGLSGAGRGTAAKVLEDLGWYVADNLPPELIARMVELGLAAGSRITQLAVVMDVRSRGFTGDLDWVRNDLATRNITPRVLFLEASDDILIRRYEQNRRSHPLQGTQTLAEGIAAERAMLAPLRAVADLVIDTSTLPVPALRESIERAFGGETVAHTNVTVESFGYKYGLPMDADTVMDVRFLPNPHWVDSLRPHTGQDQAVRDYVLGQPGAVEFLETYHRLLDFVIDGYRREGKRYMTVAIGCTGGKHRSVAIAEALAARLQGGDGLTVRVLHRDLGRE comes from the coding sequence ATGACAGATCGAGGAATGCGCGAAGAATTGCAAGACGGCACCACGCCCGGGGACAGTGCTGAATCCGGCATCGACGTTGTTCTGGTCACCGGGCTGTCCGGCGCAGGTCGCGGCACTGCCGCCAAGGTGCTCGAGGACCTCGGCTGGTATGTCGCCGACAACCTGCCGCCGGAACTCATCGCGCGGATGGTGGAACTCGGTCTTGCCGCGGGTTCGCGGATAACCCAGCTCGCTGTGGTGATGGATGTGCGTTCCCGCGGGTTCACCGGAGACCTGGACTGGGTGCGCAACGACCTCGCCACCCGCAACATCACTCCGCGAGTGCTGTTTCTCGAGGCCTCCGACGACATCCTGATCCGCCGGTATGAGCAAAACCGCCGCAGCCACCCATTGCAGGGCACCCAAACTCTTGCCGAAGGTATTGCGGCCGAGCGCGCGATGCTAGCGCCGTTGCGCGCTGTGGCCGACCTGGTGATCGACACGTCAACGCTGCCTGTGCCTGCGCTGCGAGAGAGCATCGAACGGGCCTTCGGCGGTGAGACCGTCGCACACACCAACGTGACCGTGGAGTCCTTCGGATATAAGTACGGGCTACCGATGGACGCGGATACGGTGATGGATGTGCGTTTTCTTCCCAACCCGCACTGGGTCGACTCGCTGCGGCCGCACACGGGGCAGGACCAGGCGGTCCGTGACTACGTACTCGGCCAGCCGGGCGCCGTCGAATTCCTGGAGACCTATCATCGGCTGCTGGACTTCGTCATCGACGGGTACCGCCGGGAGGGAAAGCGCTACATGACCGTTGCCATCGGCTGCACCGGAGGCAAACATCGCAGCGTCGCGATCGCCGAGGCGTTGGCAGCCCGATTGCAGGGCGGTGACGGCCTCACAGTCCGGGTACTGCACCGGGATCTGGGGCGCGAATGA
- the uvrC gene encoding excinuclease ABC subunit UvrC, producing the protein MPDPATYRPAPGTIPVEPGVYRFRDPHGRVIYVGKAKSLRSRLNSYFADLSGLAPRTRQMVRTAAGVEWTVVNTEVEALQLEYNWIKEFDPRFNVRYRDDKSYPVLAVTLNEEYPRLMVYRGARRKGVRYFGPYSHAWAIRETLDLLTRVFPARTCSAGVFKRHRQIDRPCLLGYIEKCSAPCVGRVTAEEHRQIVEDFCDFLAGKTDRLIRDMEQQMNQAAESLDFERAARLRDNIGAMKRAMEKQAVVFGDGTDADVVAFADDDLEAAVQVFHVRGGRVRGQRGWIVEKSGEPGESGQEHLVEQFLTQFYGDQAELDGAADTSLTPVPRQVLVPCLPGNAEELETWLSQLRGSRVSVRVPQRGDKRALAETVRRNAQDALNQHKLKRAGDFTARSAALQSIQESLGLADAPLRIECIDISHVQGTDVVASLVVFEDGLPRKSDYRHYAIREAAGEGRSDDVGSIAEVTRRRFHRHLHDLQEPTELAAQDNIAADAAPPAKPRKFAYPPNLFVVDGGAPQVNAAQAVLDDLGIGDVAVIGLAKRLEEVWVPSEPDPLIMPRNSEGLYLLQRVRDEAHRFAITYHRSKRSKRMTASALDSIRGLGEHRRKALVTHFGSVARLKEASVEEITAVPGIGVATAKAVLEALGVPSDSGAPEPGIDEDQSRASG; encoded by the coding sequence GTGCCCGATCCAGCCACGTACCGACCCGCTCCGGGGACGATCCCCGTCGAGCCGGGTGTCTACCGGTTTCGGGATCCGCACGGCCGGGTGATCTACGTCGGCAAGGCCAAGAGCCTGCGCAGCCGGTTGAACTCCTACTTCGCCGACCTGTCCGGTTTGGCGCCGCGCACCCGCCAGATGGTGAGGACGGCCGCCGGGGTCGAGTGGACGGTGGTCAACACCGAAGTCGAGGCGCTGCAACTCGAGTACAACTGGATCAAGGAGTTCGACCCGCGGTTCAACGTGCGATACCGCGACGACAAGTCGTACCCGGTGCTCGCCGTCACGCTGAACGAGGAGTACCCGCGACTGATGGTCTACCGCGGGGCGCGGCGTAAGGGCGTCCGCTACTTCGGTCCGTACTCGCACGCATGGGCCATCCGGGAAACGCTCGATCTGTTGACGCGGGTATTTCCGGCGCGTACCTGCTCGGCGGGAGTTTTCAAGCGGCACAGGCAGATCGACAGGCCATGCCTGCTCGGGTACATCGAGAAGTGCTCGGCCCCCTGCGTCGGGCGGGTGACCGCGGAGGAACACCGGCAGATCGTCGAGGACTTCTGCGACTTCCTGGCAGGTAAGACCGACCGACTGATCCGCGACATGGAACAGCAGATGAATCAGGCCGCCGAGTCGCTCGACTTCGAGCGGGCTGCTCGGTTGCGGGACAACATCGGCGCGATGAAGCGGGCCATGGAGAAGCAGGCGGTGGTGTTCGGCGACGGAACCGACGCGGACGTGGTGGCCTTCGCCGACGACGACCTGGAAGCGGCTGTGCAGGTATTCCACGTGCGCGGTGGGCGGGTGCGCGGCCAGCGTGGATGGATCGTCGAAAAGTCCGGTGAACCAGGCGAATCCGGTCAGGAGCACCTCGTTGAGCAGTTCCTCACTCAGTTCTACGGCGACCAGGCCGAACTCGACGGCGCAGCGGATACGTCGCTGACGCCGGTGCCCAGGCAGGTGCTGGTGCCCTGTCTACCGGGAAACGCCGAAGAGTTGGAGACGTGGCTGTCTCAGTTGCGCGGTTCGCGGGTGTCGGTGCGGGTGCCGCAGCGAGGCGACAAGCGCGCGCTCGCCGAGACGGTGCGGCGCAACGCGCAGGACGCCTTGAACCAGCACAAACTCAAGCGAGCCGGCGATTTCACCGCGAGAAGCGCTGCGCTGCAGAGTATTCAGGAATCGCTGGGGCTCGCCGATGCGCCGCTGCGTATCGAATGCATTGACATCAGTCACGTCCAGGGCACAGATGTGGTCGCCTCGCTGGTGGTGTTCGAAGACGGGCTACCGCGGAAGTCGGACTATCGCCACTATGCGATCAGGGAGGCGGCGGGTGAGGGCCGCTCCGACGACGTCGGATCGATCGCCGAGGTCACAAGGCGGCGCTTCCACCGGCACCTGCACGACCTACAGGAACCCACAGAGCTTGCGGCGCAAGACAATATTGCCGCCGACGCGGCTCCGCCGGCAAAACCGCGAAAGTTCGCCTATCCGCCGAACCTGTTCGTGGTCGACGGTGGCGCGCCGCAGGTCAACGCCGCTCAGGCGGTGCTCGACGATCTGGGTATCGGCGACGTCGCCGTCATCGGCTTGGCGAAGCGGCTCGAAGAGGTGTGGGTGCCCTCGGAGCCCGACCCGTTGATCATGCCCCGCAACAGCGAGGGTCTGTACCTGCTGCAGCGTGTGCGCGACGAGGCGCACCGCTTCGCGATCACCTACCACCGCAGTAAGCGGTCCAAGCGGATGACGGCATCGGCGCTCGATTCGATCCGGGGGTTGGGTGAGCACCGCCGCAAGGCGCTGGTCACACACTTCGGATCGGTGGCGCGGTTGAAGGAGGCCAGCGTCGAGGAGATCACGGCGGTCCCGGGCATCGGCGTCGCGACGGCGAAAGCTGTGTTGGAAGCCCTCGGCGTCCCTTCCGATTCCGGCGCGCCCGAACCGGGTATCGACGAAGATCAGAGCAGAGCATCCGGATGA
- a CDS encoding gamma-glutamyltransferase family protein: MRFSSLTKVMAPLTGIAVVLAGCAAEENPEPGAAGPCAIVANGTPTPKTAANPTVTTSHNMSTNPEVAAGYRKDMTAVRTSSYSVATANPLATHAACEVLRDGGTAADALVTAQMVLGLVEPQSSGIGGGGFLLYYDAAADSVQAYDGREAAPASATENYLRWISDTDRTVPKPDARASGRSIGVPGIVRLMAEVHAEHGKTGWGDLFSPAVTLADDGFDISPRMATAIADSAPELKMDPRAAEYFLNPDGSPKIAGTRLTNPAYAKTLGAIASDPQSFYTGAIADDIVDAVADTAGGRTPGLMTRDDLAGYSVKMREALCTPYRGKEICGMPPPSSGGIAVAATLGMLEHFAMADHKPSGTDLNGGRPSVLGVHLISEAERLAYADRDKYVADTDFVALPGGSPNTLISSDYLAGRATLISEQRSMGTAKPGEFGPPTAPVPPPPEHGTSQVSIVDARGNAASMTTTVESSFGSFHMVDGFILNNQLTDFSAEPVGPDGAPVANRIEPGKRPRSSMAPTLVFDAAGQPGRRGPLYAVLGSPGGSVIIQFVVKTVVGMLDWGLDPQQAVSMVDFGAANTPKTNVGGEHPVIDTSDDGDHDPLVVGLRKLGHQVDLADQTSGLSAIIRDGSSLIGGADPRREGLVMGDTR; encoded by the coding sequence ATGCGGTTTTCGTCGCTGACTAAGGTGATGGCCCCGCTGACCGGGATCGCCGTCGTCCTTGCCGGATGTGCCGCCGAGGAGAATCCGGAGCCCGGCGCCGCAGGCCCGTGCGCAATCGTCGCCAACGGCACCCCGACACCCAAGACGGCGGCCAACCCGACCGTCACGACCTCCCACAACATGTCCACGAACCCCGAGGTCGCAGCCGGCTACCGCAAGGACATGACCGCAGTGCGCACCAGCAGCTACTCGGTGGCCACCGCCAACCCGCTGGCCACCCACGCCGCGTGCGAGGTATTGCGCGACGGCGGCACCGCCGCCGATGCGCTGGTCACCGCGCAGATGGTGCTCGGCCTGGTAGAGCCCCAGTCCTCCGGCATCGGTGGCGGCGGCTTCCTGCTGTACTACGACGCGGCCGCCGATTCGGTGCAGGCCTACGACGGCCGGGAGGCCGCACCCGCATCCGCAACCGAGAACTACCTGCGCTGGATCTCAGACACCGACCGCACCGTACCCAAGCCCGACGCCCGCGCATCCGGCCGGTCGATCGGCGTGCCGGGCATCGTGCGCCTCATGGCCGAGGTGCATGCAGAGCACGGCAAGACGGGCTGGGGTGACCTGTTCAGCCCCGCGGTCACCCTCGCCGACGACGGCTTCGACATCAGCCCGCGGATGGCCACGGCCATCGCCGACTCCGCACCGGAACTGAAAATGGACCCGCGGGCAGCCGAATACTTCCTCAACCCCGACGGCAGCCCCAAGATCGCGGGTACCCGCCTGACCAACCCGGCCTATGCAAAGACGTTGGGAGCCATCGCATCTGATCCGCAGTCGTTCTACACGGGCGCGATCGCCGACGATATCGTCGACGCGGTCGCCGACACTGCCGGCGGCCGGACACCGGGCCTGATGACTCGCGATGACCTTGCCGGATACAGCGTCAAGATGCGCGAGGCGCTGTGTACGCCGTATCGCGGCAAGGAGATCTGCGGCATGCCACCTCCGTCCTCCGGAGGGATCGCAGTCGCCGCGACGCTGGGCATGCTCGAGCACTTCGCGATGGCCGACCACAAGCCCAGCGGCACCGATCTCAACGGCGGCAGGCCATCCGTGCTGGGCGTGCACCTGATCTCCGAGGCGGAGCGGCTGGCCTACGCCGACCGGGACAAGTACGTGGCGGACACCGACTTCGTCGCACTGCCCGGCGGCTCGCCGAACACTTTGATCAGCAGCGACTACCTGGCGGGCCGCGCGACGCTGATCTCCGAGCAACGTTCGATGGGAACTGCGAAACCGGGAGAATTCGGACCCCCGACGGCCCCGGTGCCGCCGCCTCCAGAGCACGGAACGAGTCAGGTCAGCATCGTCGACGCGCGTGGCAACGCCGCGTCGATGACCACCACAGTCGAGTCTTCGTTCGGCTCGTTCCACATGGTGGACGGCTTCATCTTGAACAATCAACTCACCGACTTCTCGGCTGAACCGGTCGGACCCGACGGCGCTCCGGTAGCGAACCGGATCGAGCCCGGCAAGCGGCCGCGCAGCTCGATGGCACCCACGCTGGTCTTCGATGCCGCGGGTCAGCCGGGACGCCGGGGGCCGCTGTACGCGGTACTCGGTTCGCCAGGCGGCTCGGTCATCATCCAGTTCGTCGTCAAAACCGTTGTCGGGATGTTGGATTGGGGTCTGGATCCGCAACAGGCGGTGTCCATGGTCGACTTCGGCGCCGCCAACACGCCGAAGACCAACGTCGGCGGTGAACATCCCGTCATCGACACCTCGGATGACGGCGACCACGACCCCCTCGTCGTGGGCCTACGCAAACTGGGACATCAAGTCGACCTGGCTGATCAGACGAGCGGATTGTCCGCGATCATCCGCGACGGGTCTTCTCTGATCGGCGGCGCAGATCCTCGCCGTGAGGGGCTGGTGATGGGCGACACCAGGTGA
- a CDS encoding GNAT family N-acetyltransferase has product MTARITRLTESDWRAFAVIRLRALADSLGERDPQYQKEIAFTAAQWRRRLRDHAQFAALTGDRVVGLIAAQQESPDSIYLYSLWLDPIARGQGLARSLVAAAVDWARDQRVRTVRLRVATDNSAARAVYESLGFAEAAVAGTVEPRDEVAMSLSVS; this is encoded by the coding sequence GTGACTGCACGGATCACCCGCCTCACCGAGTCCGACTGGAGGGCCTTCGCCGTGATCCGACTGCGCGCCCTGGCCGACTCGCTGGGCGAACGCGATCCGCAGTATCAGAAGGAGATCGCGTTCACCGCAGCGCAGTGGCGACGGCGATTACGCGATCACGCGCAGTTCGCGGCGCTCACCGGTGACCGCGTGGTCGGGTTGATCGCAGCGCAGCAAGAAAGCCCCGACTCGATCTATCTCTATTCGCTGTGGTTGGACCCCATCGCCCGCGGACAGGGTCTGGCCCGCTCGCTGGTCGCCGCCGCGGTGGACTGGGCGCGCGACCAACGGGTCCGCACCGTCAGGCTGCGGGTGGCCACAGACAACTCGGCGGCACGCGCCGTGTACGAGAGCTTGGGCTTCGCCGAGGCTGCGGTGGCAGGAACAGTCGAACCGCGAGACGAAGTCGCGATGAGCCTCAGCGTGAGTTGA
- a CDS encoding PH domain-containing protein — MSDWDVEIRPHLTPYFAYAAAALILVAHVAVGVLLKIASTGVIFQTADQVAIALLGVVIASVVLLFARPRLRVGPQGIAVRNLLTYKLIPWSEVVDVSFHRGARWARVDLPDDEYVPVLAIQAVDKERAVDAMTTVRGLLGRYKAINSR; from the coding sequence ATGAGCGACTGGGATGTGGAGATACGGCCCCATCTCACACCGTATTTCGCATACGCCGCAGCGGCGCTGATCCTGGTCGCGCACGTCGCTGTCGGCGTGCTGTTGAAGATCGCGTCGACCGGTGTCATCTTCCAGACCGCCGACCAGGTGGCGATCGCGCTGCTCGGTGTCGTCATCGCCTCTGTCGTGCTCTTGTTCGCCCGGCCACGGCTGCGCGTCGGCCCTCAGGGCATCGCGGTGCGAAACCTGTTGACCTACAAACTGATTCCGTGGTCGGAAGTTGTCGACGTGTCCTTCCATCGGGGTGCGCGCTGGGCGCGAGTTGACCTGCCCGACGACGAATACGTCCCGGTGCTGGCGATTCAGGCGGTCGACAAGGAGCGTGCGGTTGACGCGATGACCACCGTTCGCGGGCTACTCGGCCGCTACAAGGCCATCAACTCACGCTGA